One genomic region from Procambarus clarkii isolate CNS0578487 chromosome 85, FALCON_Pclarkii_2.0, whole genome shotgun sequence encodes:
- the LOC138358645 gene encoding suprabasin-like, whose product MSLARRRGFVHDVTRAVQRVVHDVTRAVQRVVHDVTRAVQRVVHDVTRAVQRVVHDVSRAVQRVVHDVTRAVQRVVHDVTRAVQRVVHDVTHAVQRVVHDVTRAVQRVVHDVSRAVQRVVHDVIRAVQRVVHDVTRALQDVTRAVQRVVHDVTRAVQRVVHDGTRAVQRVVHDVTRAVQRVVHDVTRAVQRVVHDVTRAVQRVVHDVTRAVQRVVHDVTRAVQRVVHDVTRAVQRVVHDVTRAVQRVVHDVTRAVQRVVHDVTRAVQRVVHDVTRAVQRTCILQTSHSFYIK is encoded by the coding sequence ATGTCACTCGCGCGGCGCAGAGGGTTTGTGCATGATGTCACTCGTGCTGTGCAGAGGGTTGTGCATGATGTCACTCGTGCTGTGCAGAGGGTTGTGCATGATGTCACTCGTGCTGTGCAGAGGGTTGTGCATGATGTCACTCGTGCTGTGCAGAGGGTTGTGCATGATGTCTCTCGTGCTGTGCAGAGGGTTGTGCATGATGTCACTCGTGCTGTGCAGAGGGTTGTGCATGATGTCACTCGTGCTGTGCAGAGGGTTGTGCATGATGTCACTCATGCTGTGCAGAGGGTTGTGCATGATGTCACTCGTGCTGTGCAGAGGGTTGTGCATGATGTCTCTCGTGCTGTGCAGAGGGTTGTGCATGATGTCATTCGTGCTGTGCAGAGGGTTGTGCATGATGTCACTCGTGCTTTGCAGGATGTCACTCGTGCTGTGCAGAGGGTTGTGCATGATGTCACTCGTGCTGTGCAGAGGGTTGTGCATGATGGCACTCGTGCTGTGCAGAGGGTTGTGCATGATGTCACTCGTGCTGTGCAGAGGGTTGTGCATGATGTCACTCGTGCTGTGCAGAGGGTTGTGCATGATGTCACTCGTGCTGTGCAGAGGGTTGTGCATGATGTCACTCGCGCTGTGCAGAGGGTTGTGCATGATGTCACTCGTGCTGTGCAGAGGGTTGTGCATGATGTCACTCGTGCTGTGCAGAGGGTTGTGCATGATGTCACTCGTGCTGTGCAGAGGGTTGTGCATGATGTCACTCGTGCTGTGCAGAGGGTTGTGCATGATGTCACTCGTGCTGTGCAGAGGGTTGTGCATGATGTCACTCGTGCTGTTCAAAGGACGTGTATCCTTCAAACATCACATAGCTTCTACATTAAATAA